TTCTCCACAGTGCCACCACCTGAGGAGAGGAACAGACTGTGGATGGTGGAGGCCGAGATTTCACCCGAGATgataaagaggaagaagaagaaaaagaagaggaagaaggaggtgCGTCCGGTGAAAGAGGGGGCGGATCACCAGACGTATCGCCAGCGCGAATTCGGCCGCAGTTCCGTGCCTCGTTTGCCGAAACTGCCCTGTCACCCGAGCCTGGTCGCCAATCTACAGGAGCAGCagaagctggaggaggaagTCCTGCCAGGTTCTTACCCAGACTTCCAAACCTCACACCCTCTGCCCTGCGAGGAGCGATGTCCTTACCCGCCCTACCAGAGCAACCACGTCAGCTACGGCCGCAGCCTGCGCTCCAATCGTCTGGCCCTCAGTGATCGTCCAGAGGATCTGGGTCTTGGCCCACGCTGTCCCCCCTTGACGTCCTCCTGGCAGCATCACGGATCTTCTCACTACCCTCGAGAGGTGGATCTTACAGACGGTCTATCAGAGAGGTTGGCCCATGTGGCCCGAGTACCAGCGGGCCGGAGGACTGGCTATGGACCAATCCACTCCCGGACCAATTTAATGGAGGCGGAGCTAATGGATGCTGACTCTGACTTTTAAGAGAAAAACCACATccttttatgactttttttctttgtggtaCACAGACAGTaagctattaaaaaaaagtgctggaTACTTTGAAAATCCTTATTAAAGTGCACCCAAATGATGACGTCCAGCCGTCACCATGGAACTGAgctgttcattttctttttttgtgtttttacagaaaaaaaaaaggaaaacgataaaatgaaaaaaatatgtcGTGAATAAGTTAaggaaaaatacttttttttgtcatttgtgtcaTTATCATTTCAAACGGTAATGCCACAGTGATGAGACATGAGGCAGCTAAACTGTACGTGGCGAGGAACgatatatatattcattatatATAGTCTGAAACCCTATaagctgtcagtcacatgacaacatTTATGACGGCCAATGTTtcgtatttcaatgttttacacAGTGGGTGCTACGTTTTaagttgctttgtttttttaggtgAAATGCTATGAAACTGTTTGAGAGTTTAATAGTCCGTAAAATCAGACTTATATACTTCACCTTtacagttttttaaaaacaaaacaaactacagGCTGCTTTCAAACACAGGTTCTCCTCTTGTATTATATGTTATTGTTTGTAAGCCTCTATTGCTTTCCTCCTCCTACTATTTAGCCCATAAGTGTTAGTGTTTATGTACAGTGTGTTATCTAACCATTACGCCCCCATTGCTTTATTAGAATAAATATTACTGCTAAACGAGTGCACACTGGGACTTGAAGTGAAGCCAGAAAgaactaaaataaatgttagtttGACAAATCATTAATGAATCAACTTCACTCTTTTGacgccatttaaaaaaaactaaatgtggcTTAAACACGTCATCTGTTGCCTGGTGCAACAAAACCAACACTTGTTGCAGTTAAATTAGGTAAAAACAAACTGACTGACTTCTCTTTGTATAttacagaatgaaaaaaaaaccaattgTTTTGATAGGATTATTTTTCTACAGCCGTGTTTCTCCTTGTCGTTTATTTTCACTATAAACTGGGCTTCATGTGCGGTTTACTCTCTTCAGTCCAAATGcaaactctttttttctggTGGTTTTTACACTGCGGTCAGCACAGAAATATATTCTACCTTCATTTGAACAACACATGCTATTGTTCTGTGGCTTTTTACCCCTccttaaatgtgtttattgtacATAGGCTGTTGATAGATTTCTCAATAAGGGTATTATTTGTACAGATCTATAATGAATCCCTTGATACTGATGTGCTGTTACCAAAATGTCACTTTGTGTTGTCATTTCACTCTCGCTGTAGTAAATGAGGCTTCAGTAGACTGTGCTAGATCAGGACTTGGCCAATGAAACGGCTGAATGTGTCGAGTTACTCGCGTGACAAGTGTTTGACAGACGACTATTTATGTTAGCAGTAGTTAGCGCTCCACTATGAAATCCACAATATAGTCAAACCATATCTGTCCAAAAGTGTTACGTTCAAAGACGATCAGGAAATGAACGATCAATTAGAGAAGTATGTTACTTTTTATTCCTTTAAAAGGTAATCGTCTGTTATTAAATGGtataaaaaatgtatcattGGACCTTTTTCAGTGTTGCCCTTAGATTTCCGCCTGCTAGctgtgtaaaaaagaaagaaaggaaaaaacacatttactgtcACCTTTTATTGagtaagtgttttgttttgtttatgtttttcatgaaaataaaagtaagctgtcatgtttgtgtgagttcTATGTTCTAACAGTGATTCTCAGATGTTCTCCCCAACGTTATAATcattttttgtatatttgtttcattttctacacactctggtcaaaatgacCCCATCACACACCCTGtgttctgattttcctccaggtACCAACAGAGGAAGCTCCCGTACCACTGggggtacacgtaccacagtttgagaaccatggtgcTATACTGTCCAGTATTGCTGCAACAAGTACCGTAATCGATCCATCAGCTTCTGAATTAATGGTCAACTCTTCTGAAAATTGATTATTTAGTGAATTATTTAGGTGCTTATTTGTCCTTTTGAGATTTGTGGAAATAATCGACAGACtgatcaattttttttctttgtaaactTCTGCCACAGTTGCAAGTTTACATTGTGTCTTCACATGTAGTTTTAAATAGGAATCTATCGCTCAGTATCGGTCaaatacagataaaaatgtaaaatacaatacaatccaaaaatcctatttATCGCATACTTCACTATACACAGTCTgtagaaatgcaaataaaaatcagcaaaagcattttagcagAGTCATattttgggctgtttatttcttcttttttgtgagaACAATATTTCTTTAGTGTttgacatgactcagcagaaatgtgttgttaacagcttcataaaaCGACTGATATCGGATTAATATCAGTACGAGCAGAGTTTGTGATATTGATATCAGACACAGAAAAGTGGTATCATCCCACGTCTAGTTTcaaatgttgattattttccttttatataTACGTTCATATCCAAGTATATCCATCTTTAATGGACATAATTCAGAGCTGAGCTGAAAGGAAGTGGGGCTTAAATGTTTAGAACGTGTTGAATTGTATGTAAATGAATACAAACTCTCTCCACCCACTCCGGGCGTCCATGCGCAGTCACTGCGCATTGTGTGCGCAGTTTATAAAGAGCGCAGGAAAGCTCGACGCTTCGATTAAGGAGCAACACTCGGAGTGAAGTGAAGACAAGTGAAGCGAAGAAGTGAGTGGTAAACAGACAACATGTCGGACAGAAAGACGTTGTTGGGGCCTGCTGAGGTGGAGAACCTCCGCAGAAGATCCGCCGCTGATTCCTCAGGTGAGAACAAACGACAAACaacttttattaataataaaagattATTATTCATGACATACATTCACTGCAGCAGCATGAGTGAGAGaggtttttcttattttgtgttttacctAAAAACTGCACGCCAAACCACTATATTTAATAgtggtcagacagacagacagacagacaggtaccaGGTGAGGATGGTTTATGACATCATAGGCATTGATTGATGCACGTCACTGAATATGAAAACTATGGATGTTTCTGAGGCCATGCATTTGCTTCTATCAGTTATGTATTGCGTTTAAAAAACtataataaatagaataatTAAATTGCAACCTTAGTGATTGGCAAATTTACACTACACTACAACTTTAATTATCCTCAGAGAAGCCTGAcattcacatacacaacacTGGATCATGTAgataaatgaattcaaattagagtaaaaaaaaaaaacaaaaaaaaactggtgtAGATAGAATAAGATTGCaaattaaaaaggttttttgtttgaaaacaatcatttgtttaatGTATTTTGAAGTTGTGTTTGCAGCAACAGCTACACCCATTTTTGTCGGtcaattattacattttctcaCTAGAATTCACAGTTGTTTACTATCACCTATATTGACATTACATATCTATTTTCAGTAACTTATTGAAATGATATGCAAATAATACATCATTTCTGGTAGTTTGAGTGTTTAACCTACTGTAAATTGTCTTCttttaatgtgagtgtgtgtatttggtgTCTTCACATCCTTCACACGTGTAGACTCCACTCTTCTTTAGAGTTGACTTCCAAAATCTACCCTAGATTTCTCATGACCAACATTAGCGGCTGCAGTCTCAGTGCctcctatttttatttataaatcatagcacaaaaatgtgcttatttCCATGTGTGTCACAGCAATGCATGGCTAACAGGATCAGTCTTGGCTGGCAGCAGTTGATGGGACAGAGGACACTCTGCATGACTCTCAGGAGGTTTTTGTTAGTCACACACATTTCCCACGGCAGAGCCTCTGGCCGTCTCCCTTGGATGCGAGTTGTCCTGCACACCTTGAACGCATCACCTCTGTGTTCACTTTCTGTTACACTGCTGAAAACTGTGGGGTTTATAtgctttaatcttttttttttccatgctcTGTCCTTATTCAGAGAACTATGTTGATCCTGAACAGCATCGGCGGTTTCCACAGCGACAGCCCCACACGGACAGACTCTGTGTGGGCCCCCATCATCCAGAGCTGGGAACGGTGGCGACGCCTTCCCCGGACGCTGCCGTGCCGCACTTCTGCCACTACTCGCCCAAAGGCTTCCTCGCTGTGCACAGAGGTAAAATGACACAGTAGCTGAAGCCAGAAAGGAGCATCGTTGCCATAGAAACCCTTCTTACACAATGAACTGGTGGTACTTCATgaataaattgttttgtttcaaacacatttccatttcattctggtcacatgtttgaaaaggagtaggcTGAAGTATAAACTTCAAACTCAATTTATagactactacttctactaaaTATTTACTTTGTATTTTATACAAGTTTATACAagtacaacacaagaatatGTCTGGCTTTAAGAACGGCTGTTCTTCATccttctatttatttaaaatgagtatTTTAGTATATTCTTATAAActcacacataacacacatactttttaaagttgtcctggcacgctgcatttttacatttagcCCCGCctgtctctctgaaaacaacgtctttttattgaatttggaagtaagttattttttgtttttgaatattaTCTGCtctgttttaaactgaatcagatctcatatttttgttttagtttctaAGACGAACGAAACAGAAATGACAGTAACATGTCTTTTAAATGATAACAATTGAATGTATGAAAGTCGAAGATCAAGTCAACAACTTTTTCTGatcctttctcctttttttccttctttctaaAACTTAAAAACTCAGTCAAATCAACGTGAACCaaatcatgtcattttttttttttttttacaattgtctaaaatgttttttaaggaTCACTCACTCgctgtctactgctttatcctcagtTTAAACTTTATATCTTCTTTACAATTCCACATATTTACTccttttagtctttttttaacaatgatATTCCCTTGTAGACTGATGGAGGTGTTCAAATATAGACGGAGATAAAGGAAatcatcatctgctgctgttttttggCCTTAACTGACGGTTGTGATTTGCGTAACAGGACACGGCACCTCGGCCCGCTCCACTCCTCCCTCCCAGTACGCAGAGGAAGGTTGGCATGAGGCCACGACAAAGACCACCATCAGAGCTGAGAATGAAGTGGAGGCTCACAGGGAGGCCAACAACTACAAGGTGAGCCACCAATGGGTCCATTTACtctagaattaaaaaaaaaagactattgtCGCAGGATGTTTGACAAGTCCTCCCTggggttgtttttattttggacaTGAGTTAATCCTAAAAGGTGAAAGACAGTTTTCAccctttttaaatgaagttaCATTCAAGCATTTGAGTGTatgatttagtgacatctagaggTGAAGTTGCATATTGCAACATCATACCTATACGCTTGATACTCCCAAATTAAATGCCTACAAAAGATGACAAAAGGGACAAGTGGCACTgcaatgacccaaaacacatgcagaaggaCTATAAAGGACACATTCTAaggtaacaaaacaacaaaggatacaaacacaattttaactGTTGTAcccttgtgtatttgtgttgatGGATTCCTCCTAAATCTGAAGTTCTCATAGTAAAACTTTATGAGACCATTCTATCAGCGCAGCATAtttattgaatgttttattgttgttgttttttttgtagtttggcTTCAGGAAGTGGAAAGGCAGCGTCACAGAGAAGCCCGTTGAAGAAAGATCCTCAAAAGAGCTGTACACTGATTTAAGTGTTGCCAAGCCTCTAAAAggtctttattttataaaaacaaaatatggtgGTTGTTGTAAAGTGAAATGTGAAGCAGTAACCTGAATGTTATGTCTCCTCTCTTTTAGGCTCGGTGGTTACCTTTGGAAAcatcatttatgtgtttttatttggatgGTGGATATCTTTGTTCTacttcctcctctgtgttgTCATGTTTCTAACAGTCGTCTGCGCTCCTTATGGTACGTGTGTTGCTCTGTGAATGACTGTGTCGCTCACACTCCCTCAGCACGTTGACATGAAGTGAAACATCTTTCCTGTTTCCAGGCAAACTTTGTTGGAAGATGGCCTGTTACTTTCTCTGGCCCTTTGAGAAGGCAATAGAGAAGGTGATAGTTGGAGTTCTGATGATGCACAATACTTCATAAGCTTTATACGCTTCAGCCCTTAAATCTCCCAATATGCTTTTATGTCCTTTTTCAGGCCGGTGGTAAAGTGAAGAGATCCACTGTGATTCTGCCAAAGTGTGAGGTCATAATTAAAGAGGGGGACACCGAGGACAGCAGGGACCTCACCAGTGACAAGGATACAAAGCCCCTTCTCGTGTCTTCCCCGGTCTCTTTGGACATTCCCGTCCCACAACCACCGACTAAAACCACGTCAAAGCACTGGGTACGCAAGGCAGAATAAACATTATCACGACACATTTTGAGTTCATTCAAATCATTCTCCGTCCGCCTCCTGCAGTGTCGCGTCAGCACGTATGTTTGGTTGTTGCTGGGTTACCCTGTGCTGGCTGTGGTCCACTCGCTTGCCTGCGTGATCTCCTGGATGCTGATCTTCACCATCCCAGTTGCTAAGATGAACGCTCGCACGCTGACCACCGTCCTCCTCATGGCACCAGAGGACGTCACCATCCGTAAGCTGTCAAAGGTACAGGGCGCGGGGTGGGCAGTAAAGAGATGGATGCGAGCAGTGTTCTTCTACTGGACACACTTGCTTTTGCATTGTGTAAATAATGTGTGTTCAATTATAAACGTGTGTCATATCCCTCACCATCTCCATGTTGAATGTCTTATCTTCCGTCTTCCAGACGACTGAATTCGAGTACAGAGTCACCTTGTGCTGCTACCAGGCGTGTAATGTGTATTACTGCAAATACACTGTACATGGAATCAACATCTTTGCTCTCAGTATCCTTCTTCAAGGTGGTTGGACCTTCACAGACTTCATATACTGTAATGGTCGAGTGCAGGGGTCAAGGAGGAGGCCCGGATAACCCATGATAACCCATGATAACCCATAATAACCCATAAACGACAAGAACTCAAACTCTTTCTCATTTCTGACTTTTATCACACTATCTTTTAATTGGAGAACACTGTGCGctacattttgtaaataatcAACACTACTTCATCAGTACTGGTGTTTATAATGCCGTCTCTTTATTCTCCTTAAGTCCGTGTTCCCTACAGACCTGCTTCCCCTGGTATTGATCACTTTGATTATTGGCTATACTGACCATGACCACTATTACTTCAGTGCGGAGACAAAGTTTGCGACAGCCATCACCTCCATCATTCCTCTGTCTTACTATATCGGGATGGGAATCGCCAGGTACGTGTTTTAGAACTGGCTCATTTCTTTAATGTTTGATTGCCTTCTGCGTTGTCatgcattgttgtttttatccttTTGCATGCGTGCGTCCACAGCATTTCTGCACAGAGTAACTTTGCAGTGGGAGCCGTGGTGAATGCGACTTTTGGCTCCTTCACTGAGATGACGTTCTACATTACAGCACTGCTCCAGGGATACCAGACCTCGAACAAGTGTTACGAAGAGATCG
This Solea solea chromosome 3, fSolSol10.1, whole genome shotgun sequence DNA region includes the following protein-coding sequences:
- the cax1 gene encoding cation/H+ exchanger protein 1 isoform X2 yields the protein MSDRKTLLGPAEVENLRRRSAADSSENYVDPEQHRRFPQRQPHTDRLCVGPHHPELGTVATPSPDAAVPHFCHYSPKGFLAVHRGHGTSARSTPPSQYAEEGWHEATTKTTIRAENEVEAHREANNYKFGFRKWKGSVTEKPVEERSSKELYTDLSVAKPLKGSVVTFGNIIYVFLFGWWISLFYFLLCVVMFLTVVCAPYGKLCWKMACYFLWPFEKAIEKAGGKVKRSTVILPKCEVIIKEGDTEDSRDLTSDKDTKPLLVSSPVSLDIPVPQPPTKTTSKHWCRVSTYVWLLLGYPVLAVVHSLACVISWMLIFTIPVAKMNARTLTTVLLMAPEDVTIRKLSKTTEFEYRVTLCCYQACNVYYCKYTVHGINIFALNLLPLVLITLIIGYTDHDHYYFSAETKFATAITSIIPLSYYIGMGIASISAQSNFAVGAVVNATFGSFTEMTFYITALLQGYQTSNKCYEEIVKAALTGTLLGCILFIPGICMIIGGIKHREQRFNSRSAGVSSALLFISIGGVFAPTLFSKTFGNLVCESCTSIPSNVSVPLVCKDCHYDTIGTDAHTILLHIEPLVYTISVLLPAAYLIGLIFTLKTHSHIYDVHISDGHGGHAHGGHHVVLWSRWRALAVLIVATVLMACCADLSTENIGPILTHSSVSQCFIGVTVLAMVPEIPEIVTGIQFALQNNISLSLEVGSCIAVQVCMIQIPLLILFNAFYDVGFVLVFSDIHLWSSIFSVILVNYIFMDGKCDYFQGTALVVIYLILLALYFFAPSPQSC
- the cax1 gene encoding cation/H+ exchanger protein 1 isoform X1 produces the protein MSDRKTLLGPAEVENLRRRSAADSSENYVDPEQHRRFPQRQPHTDRLCVGPHHPELGTVATPSPDAAVPHFCHYSPKGFLAVHRGHGTSARSTPPSQYAEEGWHEATTKTTIRAENEVEAHREANNYKFGFRKWKGSVTEKPVEERSSKELYTDLSVAKPLKGSVVTFGNIIYVFLFGWWISLFYFLLCVVMFLTVVCAPYGKLCWKMACYFLWPFEKAIEKAGGKVKRSTVILPKCEVIIKEGDTEDSRDLTSDKDTKPLLVSSPVSLDIPVPQPPTKTTSKHWCRVSTYVWLLLGYPVLAVVHSLACVISWMLIFTIPVAKMNARTLTTVLLMAPEDVTIRKLSKTTEFEYRVTLCCYQACNVYYCKYTVHGINIFALNLLPLVLITLIIGYTDHDHYYFSAETKFATAITSIIPLSYYIGMGIASISAQSNFAVGAVVNATFGSFTEMTFYITALLQGYQTSNKCYEEIVKAALTGTLLGCILFIPGICMIIGGIKHREQRFNSRSAGVSSALLFISIGGVFAPTLFSKTFGNLVCESCTSIPSNVSVPLVCKDCHYDTIGTDAHTILLHIEPLVYTISVLLPAAYLIGLIFTLKTHSHIYDVHISDGHGGHAHGQYTREDVLTCPPVTAGHPYAVNACINDSILTTSEVAEGGHHVVLWSRWRALAVLIVATVLMACCADLSTENIGPILTHSSVSQCFIGVTVLAMVPEIPEIVTGIQFALQNNISLSLEVGSCIAVQVCMIQIPLLILFNAFYDVGFVLVFSDIHLWSSIFSVILVNYIFMDGKCDYFQGTALVVIYLILLALYFFAPSPQSC